The following are encoded in a window of Manihot esculenta cultivar AM560-2 chromosome 8, M.esculenta_v8, whole genome shotgun sequence genomic DNA:
- the LOC122724413 gene encoding uncharacterized protein LOC122724413 has translation MIANHYLTVQRWHLEFDPYAANALELLTVWARIPCLSIEYYNDEFLLRIRSLLEKPIKVDRNTSMVSRGHYTRICIEINMEKPLVAKFKLHRRVRPVEYEGLHLVCFSCGRYGHEAEKCPARGGSSGAGNPAGKAHANDPINLDEDKRRAIPNNPMIVNDYRDWMLVKKDKRNFKKVSNKVLVDKESSKEKFSAKEKGTKHLTDRSNRYAALEINEPAPVESMRLPPSNTIDKGSSRAGPSSSGLQTKRSASKYQ, from the coding sequence atgATTGCTAATCACTATCTTACAGTACAGCGATGGCATCTTGAGTTTGATCCGTATGCTGCTAATGCTTTAGAACTACTTACAGTATGGGCCAGGATTCCTTGCTTATCTATTGAATACTACAATGACGAGTTTCTTTTGAGAATTAGGAGCTTGCTCGAAAAACCTATTAAGGTGGACCGAAATACAAGTATGGTGAGTAGAGGACACTACACCAGGATTTGCATTGAGATTAATATGGAAAAACCCTTAGTGGCCAAATTCAAGCTTCACCGACGTGTTAGACCAGTGGAATATGAAGGGCTCCACCTGGTGTGTTTTAGTTGCGGTAGATATGGCCATGAAGCCGAGAAGTGCCCGGCGAGGGGAGGCTCTAGCGGTGCCGGTAATCCTGCGGGGAAAGCCCATGCCAACGATCCGATTAATTTGGATGAGGACAAGAGAAGAGCAATCCCTAATAATCCAATGATTGTCAATGATTATAGGGATTGGATGCTTGTCAAAAAAGATAAGAGGAATTTCAAAAAAGTCTCTAACAAAGTCCTAGTCGACAAGGAGTCTTCTAAGGAGAAATTTTCTGCAAAGGAAAAAGGGACAAAACATTTGACGGACCGTTCTAATCGATATGCTGCTTTGGAGATTAATGAGCCAGCTCCTGTTGAGTCCATGAGACTACCCCCCTCTAATACTATTGATAAGGGCTCATCCCGAGCTGGGCCGTCCTCTAGTGGCCTGCAAACTAAAAGATCTGCCAGTAAATACCAgtga